The Pyrus communis chromosome 5, drPyrComm1.1, whole genome shotgun sequence region GAGAAGCTGAGGGAGGGAGCTCAGGTATCATGATTTGAGAGAGAAATGAAGAAAGATGATTGCAGGAgagagggaagaaaaaaaagagaggagagacaTAGAAAGGGAGAGATAGATTCGGAGTGTGAGGAAACGAGAGACAAAAAGAAATGAGAGAgctttaagtttaaaaactctaaaacgTGTTTTGGTGTTATAAGATAATAGAttatatttttaagttagtcttgaattcaattttttaaaatagttatacaaaacaatttaaggcctaaaacttaaaaagtcattttgagtttaaaaagttggattcaagtaaAGTATCAAACATACCATTAGGTTCGAATTTGAGAACAGTTTTTTTCCTGCAATGGttttggcttaaaattttgGCATGGGTTATTAAATATTGAATTTGGTaactttaaaataataaagtttATGTAGATTagcataatttatttttatgaacattttagccgttgaatttgattttgagtctttttctactaggggtgtgatatccacaccccattttacttctcacacacttttttaattttcggctgtcgaatcggatgaattgaagaagatcaacggacataaattatcaagaggtGTGTAAATTATCAAGAGATGtgagagaagtaaaatggggtgtgtggatagcacatccctttCTACTATTAGACTTGTTCATGTTCGACCTTAGCTATGGAATTTGatgtatttataaattaaaattaaaaaaaaaaattgaatttagacCGTTGAATTAACTAACTGTCCAACCACCAACCTCGTCGGATCTACAAAAAATATTGGGCCCGGTTTGGATCCGCCAAAGCTGCCAACTGGTCCCACGCATGCAGTTCCATAACATACGTATCAATTGCATTAACCATTATGCAGAACATTTCTCAAATCCCTAAAGaatcaatacaaacaacatatatatatatatatatatatatatacacaccatTCTCATCTAACTTTTAAAGCTCTTCATTTTGTTTCAAGCATTAGGGGTCCTGAGTCCTGACAACTCGATGTTTTGAACACAAGCAAAATGTCGGACTATCGTTATCCTCGACTTAATCACAGATCACAAGATGATCGTGCCCATCAATGGACGGGTTCCAAAAATAAATTCATAGATGTATAATACACTCGTCAATGAGATTCCATCGACGAgtgccataaaaaaaaattgatgccaCTGGAACGTAAGCCCCGTTCAGTTAGTCCAGCAAATGACCAAGCGAATAACTATACCGTCGGCCGAGGATGTCCGGGCTTGAAGCCTATAAAGCTCCACGCGTGTCTCAGCCCATCGAACAACAAGTCGATAAGACTCCAAACACTCGGAGGTCACCTGTTTCCAGGCCTGCATCTCTGCAGATCATGGACCCGGGGACTTTCCTGGGCCTCGTTCCGTTCACAGATTTGTGGCCCGATCGCTTCGTCCGGTGGCATCGTTGGTAATTTTACCCCAAAGGTTTATAAAGCCAAGTAAAATTATTACTCTTTCCGATGAGGGATGCAAGGACGTAAGAACAGATCCATGACTGAAACTGTGATGTTATtcttaccatgtttttataccatatttatatatcatctTATGTGACATCTAATGTGGACATCtacatcatttaaattaatcagaatttaatttaaattaaaaactatttaataaaccaataatttaaaattttttttaaaaaaagctgAAATTAAATAGTGGTTGTAGCATACGAGGAGTCTTCTCCTTCTTTTCCCGTTCAATCCTACTTTTTCTTCCGTTTCTTTTTCCATGCCTATTCTTTCATGCCATTTTTTCAGGTCTGTCAAATCCACCACAATCTAAATTAATTCTCATATGGCAAGGTTCATGCGCTTCCCTATTTGGATTATTGGTACACATCTATCATTTTTTTCAATGAACCTTGTCGTACACTTGTagtggaaaattttgaaactcgTTCAATTCTAGTCAACCCTGAAACCCTGATTTAGGAGATGGAATGCCTCCGGTGTCTTGAAACTAACTTTGAATCGCCAGGAACATTCGAACTTGGACTATGAGAACTCCAGGATGTCTCTGAGCTCTTGTTCTCTACATGCCCCTTCCCCACATACCACAATTTGTCGAAGATTTTCCTTGACCTAGATGGCAGCGAAACTTGGCAAGAAGAGCAGCAAAAATAGCACAAAGTGGTGCGCAATCACCATTGAACgaggaaggaaaaagaagactcctcgtatgccacaatcaccatttaatttatgctttttttctttaattattggtttaataaatgatttttaatttaaattaaatgctgattaatttaaataatgtgattgtccacatcaaatgccacataagatgatatataaatgtgatataaaaacatgataagaataacattactaTGATTGAAAAAGTAAAAAGGGCAAACATGTCATTTTACTGAGGTAGGCAAGAGTAAACAAAGAATTTTTAGGATATTCATATATGATTCCTATATAAATCCTATCTGAATCTACTTCAACTTCACACAAGGGTTGATCAGATTCGTATTGTTTTGGCGAAAATATTCATGATATGCAGggaatcatttgtgataaaaatccaaTATAAGAATAAACCAGAAATTTTAGTAGTTAGATACACTAATCCGAAAAACACAAACCTTATAAACACAATGTGAGAGAAATATTTATATGATACCGAACACGTTCTCAGACATTGAGATATGTCGATTTTGGTATAGGATCAGACCTCTTGTTTGGTTTCATGGAACCAACGTTGCAACTAATATCAAGTTGAATATAGCTCTTCAGCTCACAGCCATGCAAAGGTTCCAAACTTGAAAAAGAAATCAATGTCTAGGGAATCCATCACTAGCCAATACAGAGCTTAATTGGAATAGATGTCGGAAATTGacgtttctttttggttttcggTTGCTAAAATTGGTTTAAACCGATCTGCTGCTATACTAATTCTgtgatcaaattttttattaaatcttTTAAGGGTCATATTCAACACGGTTAAAAATGCAGTCCTTCGGAGCTCCTACTTCCATGGAAGTCGAAGAAGCAGATCCACCAAGGTCTTTGCCACCAAAGCCATCGGCGTTTGAAGGCTCTTGAGATGTCCGACGGTCAAGTCCAGTTCACGTAAGTCTCGGTTGACCAGTTCACGTAAGTCTCGGTTCCGCCTCATCGTTGTTCGCCTCTCAATAAAGTATGGATGGACACATACCCCGGTTTACGAACAGATGATAGACATCCTTATGAATCTTATCATGCAAACATTGTGATCACAAACCATAGATTAAATCCAAATCAACTTTTGTTAGTCctacatttccaaaattttgtttCAGTTGGACACATCCTGATTTGAATAACAGAAACTGATTCTCACCAAAAGTAACTGATAAGTTGTTACAACTATCATCTAAATGGGAAACAACGCTACCACGACAGAGACTTGAGGCATAGACGAGCTCCCTCGATAAGCTTAAGATCTTGGcttttccttcttctccttgAAGAGGGCCAACAGAGAGACACCAGATACCTTCACAACCTTGAACCTGACTCCGGGAATATCTCCCACTGCATGCCCCTTCCGTCCGAATCCAGCAATCAACACCTCATCCTGCGCAAACCCAATCACGTAAGTTAAGAAAACTGAGATGATAACAAGCATTCCAGGACTGTTATACAAGAATTAAAACTCTTTGCAGATCAAGATCACAATCATTGAAATGGGATTTGAAACAAAATCTGACATACTGGATGATGATGGAACTTACATTTTCCTCAATGTAGTTTAAGCAACCATCGTTGGGTACAAAAGCAGCTAtcttctttccattttttatcAGCTGAACACGAGCACATTTTCTAATAGCAGAGTTAGGCTGCTTAGCCTCAATACCACTGCATTAACCATCCACGATGTGTGACAATTCGATTTAAACCTAAACGTagcataaaaaacaaaatacaatgtTTGgggaaaagagggagagagatagagatCGTACATCT contains the following coding sequences:
- the LOC137733921 gene encoding small ribosomal subunit protein uS12-like → MGKTRGMGAARKLKIHRRNQRWADKSYKKSHLGNEWKKPFSGSSHAKGIVLEKIGIEAKQPNSAIRKCARVQLIKNGKKIAAFVPNDGCLNYIEENDEVLIAGFGRKGHAVGDIPGVRFKVVKVSGVSLLALFKEKKEKPRS